One part of the Raphanus sativus cultivar WK10039 unplaced genomic scaffold, ASM80110v3 Scaffold0025, whole genome shotgun sequence genome encodes these proteins:
- the LOC130500731 gene encoding uncharacterized protein LOC130500731 isoform X1 (The sequence of the model RefSeq protein was modified relative to this genomic sequence to represent the inferred CDS: added 93 bases not found in genome assembly), which translates to MAQTSLPFKVGETIEVRSFEVGYRGAWFRCKILTIYTKEEKLFYSLKYLDYDDEEIHHTQVYQLFEDEEKEWLMVRPSYPPHYQERQVRKIEADQAPLVVVHGSWKVGDLVDWWKDDCFWCATVLAAKVKEPLQIELFPPPLGEGETYAALHKDVRPTLDWSLEDGWTVPSVDGRKSQSVKLVKREKGVDHVPQDVCQTGKKQTEKAKRQKTERAKKKKTERAKKQTTERHTQQTTERSTQQKTEGDMQQQVEGIGEIRQNIDESDSVEAAVYDLEELIVRIEWIKKMLSPDVGEGSTWKYQDYRPSSKGM; encoded by the exons ATACTAACCATATACACGAAGGAGGAGAAATTGTTCTACAGCTTGAAGTATcttgattatgatgatgaag AGATACATCACACACAAGTCTATCAATTGTTCGAAGATGAGGAGAAAGAGTGGTTGATGGTTCGACCATCATATCCACCACATTATCAGGAGCGCCAAGTCCGTAAAATCGAGGCTGACCAAGCACCTCTTGTTGTCGTTCATGGCTCTTGGAAAGTAGGAGACTTGGTTGATTGGTGGAAAGATGACTGTTTCTGGTGTGCAACGGTTTTGGCAGCAAAAGTGAAAGAACCATTACAG ATTGAGTTGTTTCCACCACCACTCGGTGAAGGAGAAACTTATGCAGCTTTGCATAAGGACGTGCGTCCAACATTGGATTGGTCACTTGAAGATGGCTGGACAGTGCCTTCTGTG GATGGACGGAAAAGTCAAAGTGTTAAACTTGTGAAACGTGAGAAAGGAG TAGATCATGTACCCCAAGATGTTTGCCAAACTGGAAAAAAGCAAACAGAGAAAGCCAAGAGGCAGAAGACAGAGagagccaagaagaagaagacagagagAGCCAAGAAGCAGACGACAGAGAGGCACACGCAACAGACGACCGAGAGAAGCACGCAGCAGAAGACAGAGGGAGACATGCAGCAGCAAGTGGAAGGCATTGGAGAAATTCGACAGAATATTGATGAGTCAGATTCAGTTGAAGCTGCAGTTTATGACTTGGAAGAGCTCATCGTTAGAATTGAGTGGATAAAAAAGATGCTAAGCCCAGATGTTGGAGAAGGCTCAACGTGGAAATACCAAGATTACCGCCCATCTTCCAAGGGAATGTGA
- the LOC108845457 gene encoding uncharacterized protein LOC108845457 isoform X2 — MAQTSLPFKVGETIEVRSFEGGYRGAWFRCKILNIYTKEEKLFYSLKYLDYDDEEIHHTQVYQLFENEEKEWLMVRPSYPPHYQERKVRKIEADQAPLVVVHGSWKVGDLVDWWKDDCFWCAIVLAAKMKEPLQIELFPPPLGEGETYAALHKDVRPTLDWSLEDGWTVPSKDGRKSQSVKLVKREKGDHVPQDVCQTGKEQTEKAKRQKTERAKKKTERAKKQTTERHTQQTTERSTQQKTEGDMQQQVEGIGEIRQNIDESDSVEAAVYDLEELIVRIEWIKKMLSPDVGEGSTWKYQDYRPSSKGM, encoded by the exons ATGGCTCAAACAAGCTTACCTTTCAAAGTTGGGGAAACCATAGAAGTAAGATCTTTTGAAGGGGGATACCGTGGAGCTTGGTTTCGTTGCAAG ATACTAAACATATACACGAAGGAGGAGAAATTGTTCTACAGCTTGAAGTATcttgattatgatgatgaag AGATACATCACACACAAGTCTATCAATTGTTCGAAAATGAGGAGAAAGAGTGGTTGATGGTTCGACCATCGTATCCACCACATTATCAGGAGCGCAAAGTCCGTAAAATCGAGGCTGACCAAGCACCTCTTGTTGTCGTTCATGGCTCTTGGAAAGTTGGAGACTTGGTTGATTGGTGGAAAGATGACTGTTTCTGGTGTGCAATAGTTTTGGCAGCGAAAATGAAAGAACCATTACAG ATTGAGTTGTTTCCACCACCACTCGGTGAAGGAGAAACTTATGCAGCTTTGCATAAGGACGTGCGTCCAACTTTGGATTGGTCACTTGAAGATGGCTGGACAGTGCCTTCTAAG GATGGACGGAAAAGTCAAAGTGTTAAACTCGTGAAACGTGAGAAAGGAG ATCATGTACCCCAAGATGTTTGCCAAACTGGAAAAGAGCAAACAGAGAAAGCCAAGAGGCAGAAGACAGAGAGAGCCAAGAAGAAGACAGAGAGAGCCAAGAAGCAGACGACAGAGAGGCACACGCAACAGACGACCGAGAGAAGCACGCAGCAGAAGACAGAGGGAGACATGCAGCAGCAAGTGGAAGGCATTGGAGAAATTCGACAGAATATTGATGAGTCAGATTCAGTTGAAGCTGCAGTTTATGACTTGGAAGAGCTCATCGTTAGAATTGAGTGGATAAAAAAGATGCTAAGCCCAGATGTTGGAGAAGGCTCAACGTGGAAATACCAAGATTACCGCCCATCTTCCAAGGGAATGTGA
- the LOC108844100 gene encoding uncharacterized protein LOC108844100: protein MAQTNLPFKVGQTLEVRSFEEGYRGAWFRCKILNIYTKEGKLFYSLKYLDYGTEDIYHTQVYQRFEEEEKEWLMVRPSYPPFYYERYVRKIEADQAPLVAVYGSRKVGDLVDWRYKGCFWCATVMELERNALQIELFPPPLGEGETYKASRADVRPTLDWSLEDGWTVPSMDGRKSQSVKLLKREKGDHVPQDVCQTGKEQKPERAKKQKTERVKRQKTEGDMQQVKDSEDIRLNIDQSNSVEAAVCDLEELIVRIEWIKKMLSPDVGEVSTWKYQDHRPSSKGM, encoded by the exons ATGGCTCAAACAAACTTGCCTTTCAAAGTTGGTCAAACTCTTGAAGTTAGATCTTTTGAAGAAGGATATCGTGGAGCTTGGTTTCGATGCAAG ATATTAAACATATACACGAAGGAGGGGAAGCTGTTCTACAGCTTGAAGTATCTTGATTACGGTACCGAAG ATATATATCACACACAAGTTTATCAACGGTTtgaagaggaggagaaagaGTGGCTGATGGTTCGACCATCATATCCACCATTTTATTATGAGCGCTATGTCCGGAAAATCGAGGCtgatcaagcacctctggttgCCGTGTATGGCTCTCGGAAAGTAGGAGACTTGGTTGATTGGCGGTATAAAGGCTGTTTCTGGTGTGCAACGGTTATGGAACTGGAAAGAAATGCGTTACAG ATTGAGTTGTTTCCACCACCACTCGGTGAAGGAGAGACTTATAAAGCTTCGCGCGCAGACGTGCGTCCAACATTAGATTGGTCACTTGAAGATGGCTGGACAGTGCCTTCTATG GATGGACGGAAAAGTCAAAGTGTTAAACTCTTGAAACGTGAAAAAGGAG ATCATGTACCTCAAGATGTTTGCCAAACTGGAAAAGAGCAGAAGCCAGAAAGAGCCAAGAAGCAGAAGACAGAGAGAGTCAAGAGGCAGAAGACAGAGGGAGACATGCAGCAAGTGAAAGACAGTGAAGATATTCGACTAAACATCGACCAGTCAAATTCAGTTGAAGCTGCTGTTTGTGACTTGGAAGAGCTTATTGTTAGAATTGAGTGGATAAAAAAGATGCTAAGCCCAGATGTTGGAGAAGTTTCAACGTGGAAATATCAAGACCACCGCCCATCGTCCAAGGGAATGTGA
- the LOC130500731 gene encoding uncharacterized protein LOC130500731 isoform X2 (The sequence of the model RefSeq protein was modified relative to this genomic sequence to represent the inferred CDS: added 93 bases not found in genome assembly) — translation MAQTSLPFKVGETIEVRSFEVGYRGAWFRCKILTIYTKEEKLFYSLKYLDYDDEEIHHTQVYQLFEDEEKEWLMVRPSYPPHYQERQVRKIEADQAPLVVVHGSWKVGDLVDWWKDDCFWCATVLAAKVKEPLQIELFPPPLGEGETYAALHKDVRPTLDWSLEDGWTVPSVDGRKSQSVKLVKREKGDHVPQDVCQTGKKQTEKAKRQKTERAKKKKTERAKKQTTERHTQQTTERSTQQKTEGDMQQQVEGIGEIRQNIDESDSVEAAVYDLEELIVRIEWIKKMLSPDVGEGSTWKYQDYRPSSKGM, via the exons ATACTAACCATATACACGAAGGAGGAGAAATTGTTCTACAGCTTGAAGTATcttgattatgatgatgaag AGATACATCACACACAAGTCTATCAATTGTTCGAAGATGAGGAGAAAGAGTGGTTGATGGTTCGACCATCATATCCACCACATTATCAGGAGCGCCAAGTCCGTAAAATCGAGGCTGACCAAGCACCTCTTGTTGTCGTTCATGGCTCTTGGAAAGTAGGAGACTTGGTTGATTGGTGGAAAGATGACTGTTTCTGGTGTGCAACGGTTTTGGCAGCAAAAGTGAAAGAACCATTACAG ATTGAGTTGTTTCCACCACCACTCGGTGAAGGAGAAACTTATGCAGCTTTGCATAAGGACGTGCGTCCAACATTGGATTGGTCACTTGAAGATGGCTGGACAGTGCCTTCTGTG GATGGACGGAAAAGTCAAAGTGTTAAACTTGTGAAACGTGAGAAAGGAG ATCATGTACCCCAAGATGTTTGCCAAACTGGAAAAAAGCAAACAGAGAAAGCCAAGAGGCAGAAGACAGAGagagccaagaagaagaagacagagagAGCCAAGAAGCAGACGACAGAGAGGCACACGCAACAGACGACCGAGAGAAGCACGCAGCAGAAGACAGAGGGAGACATGCAGCAGCAAGTGGAAGGCATTGGAGAAATTCGACAGAATATTGATGAGTCAGATTCAGTTGAAGCTGCAGTTTATGACTTGGAAGAGCTCATCGTTAGAATTGAGTGGATAAAAAAGATGCTAAGCCCAGATGTTGGAGAAGGCTCAACGTGGAAATACCAAGATTACCGCCCATCTTCCAAGGGAATGTGA
- the LOC130500732 gene encoding uncharacterized protein LOC130500732: MMMKRYITHKSINCFENEEKEWLMVRPSYPPHYQERKVRKIEADQAPLVVVHGSWKVGDLVDWWKDDCFWCAIVLAAKMKEPLQIELFPPPLGEGETYAALHKDVRPTLDWSLEDGWTVPSKDGRKSQSVKLVKREKGVDHVPQDVCQTGKEQTEKAKRQKTEREPRRRQREPRSRRQRGTRNRTGPREKHAAEDRGRHAAASLGGETASDV; this comes from the exons atgatgatgaag AGATACATCACACACAAGTCTATCAATTGTTTCGAAAATGAGGAGAAAGAGTGGTTGATGGTTCGACCATCGTATCCACCACATTATCAGGAGCGCAAAGTCCGTAAAATCGAGGCTGACCAAGCACCTCTTGTTGTCGTTCATGGCTCTTGGAAAGTTGGAGACTTGGTTGATTGGTGGAAAGATGACTGTTTCTGGTGTGCAATAGTTTTGGCAGCGAAAATGAAAGAACCATTACAG ATTGAGTTGTTTCCACCACCACTCGGTGAAGGAGAAACTTATGCAGCTTTGCATAAGGACGTGCGTCCAACTTTGGATTGGTCACTTGAAGATGGCTGGACAGTGCCTTCTAAG GATGGACGGAAAAGTCAAAGTGTTAAACTCGTGAAACGTGAGAAAGGAG TAGATCATGTACCCCAAGATGTTTGCCAAACTGGAAAAGAGCAAACAGAGAAAGCCAAGAGGCagaagacagagagagagcCAAGAAGAAGACAGAGAGAGCCAAGAAGCAGACGACAGAGAGGCACACGCAACAGAACAGGACCGAGAGAGAAGCACGCAGCAGAAGACAGAGGGAGACATGCAGCAGCAA GTTTAGGAGGTGAAACTGCTAGTGATGTTTGA
- the LOC108844099 gene encoding uncharacterized protein LOC108844099 produces MVRPSYPPHYQERQVRKIEADQAPLVVVHGSWKVGDLVDWWKDDCFWCATVLAAKVKEPLQIELFPPPLGEGETYAALHKDVRPTLDWSLEDGWTVPSVDGRKSQSVKLVKREKGVDHVPQGVCQTGKKQTEKAKRQKTERAKRRKTERAKKQTTERHTQQTTERSTQQKTEGECSSKWKALEKFDRILMSQIQLKLQFYDLEELIVRIEWIKKMLSPDVGEGSTWKYQDYRPSSKGM; encoded by the exons ATGGTTCGACCATCATATCCACCACATTATCAGGAGCGCCAAGTCCGTAAAATCGAGGCTGACCAAGCACCTCTTGTTGTCGTTCATGGCTCTTGGAAAGTAGGAGACTTGGTTGATTGGTGGAAAGATGACTGTTTCTGGTGTGCAACGGTTTTGGCAGCAAAAGTGAAAGAACCATTACAG ATTGAGTTGTTTCCACCACCACTCGGTGAAGGAGAAACTTATGCAGCTTTGCATAAGGACGTGCGTCCAACATTGGATTGGTCACTTGAAGATGGCTGGACAGTGCCTTCTGTG GATGGACGGAAAAGTCAAAGTGTTAAACTTGTGAAACGTGAGAAAGGAG TAGATCATGTACCCCAAGGTGTTTGCCAAACTGGAAAAAAGCAAACAGAGAAAGCCAAGAGGCAGAAGACAGAGAGAGCCAAAAGAAGAAAGACAGAGAGAGCCAAGAAGCAGACGACAGAGAGGCACACGCAACAGACGACCGAGAGAAGCACGCAGCAGAAGACAGAGGGAGAATGCAGCAGCAAGTGGAAGGCATTGGAGAAATTCGACAGAATATTGATGAGTCAGATTCAGTTGAAGCTGCAGTTTTATGACTTGGAAGAGCTCATCGTTAGAATTGAGTGGATAAAAAAGATGCTAAGCCCAGATGTTGGAGAAGGCTCAACGTGGAAATACCAAGATTACCGCCCATCTTCCAAGGGAATGTGA
- the LOC108845457 gene encoding uncharacterized protein LOC108845457 isoform X1 produces the protein MAQTSLPFKVGETIEVRSFEGGYRGAWFRCKILNIYTKEEKLFYSLKYLDYDDEEIHHTQVYQLFENEEKEWLMVRPSYPPHYQERKVRKIEADQAPLVVVHGSWKVGDLVDWWKDDCFWCAIVLAAKMKEPLQIELFPPPLGEGETYAALHKDVRPTLDWSLEDGWTVPSKDGRKSQSVKLVKREKGVDHVPQDVCQTGKEQTEKAKRQKTERAKKKTERAKKQTTERHTQQTTERSTQQKTEGDMQQQVEGIGEIRQNIDESDSVEAAVYDLEELIVRIEWIKKMLSPDVGEGSTWKYQDYRPSSKGM, from the exons ATGGCTCAAACAAGCTTACCTTTCAAAGTTGGGGAAACCATAGAAGTAAGATCTTTTGAAGGGGGATACCGTGGAGCTTGGTTTCGTTGCAAG ATACTAAACATATACACGAAGGAGGAGAAATTGTTCTACAGCTTGAAGTATcttgattatgatgatgaag AGATACATCACACACAAGTCTATCAATTGTTCGAAAATGAGGAGAAAGAGTGGTTGATGGTTCGACCATCGTATCCACCACATTATCAGGAGCGCAAAGTCCGTAAAATCGAGGCTGACCAAGCACCTCTTGTTGTCGTTCATGGCTCTTGGAAAGTTGGAGACTTGGTTGATTGGTGGAAAGATGACTGTTTCTGGTGTGCAATAGTTTTGGCAGCGAAAATGAAAGAACCATTACAG ATTGAGTTGTTTCCACCACCACTCGGTGAAGGAGAAACTTATGCAGCTTTGCATAAGGACGTGCGTCCAACTTTGGATTGGTCACTTGAAGATGGCTGGACAGTGCCTTCTAAG GATGGACGGAAAAGTCAAAGTGTTAAACTCGTGAAACGTGAGAAAGGAG TAGATCATGTACCCCAAGATGTTTGCCAAACTGGAAAAGAGCAAACAGAGAAAGCCAAGAGGCAGAAGACAGAGAGAGCCAAGAAGAAGACAGAGAGAGCCAAGAAGCAGACGACAGAGAGGCACACGCAACAGACGACCGAGAGAAGCACGCAGCAGAAGACAGAGGGAGACATGCAGCAGCAAGTGGAAGGCATTGGAGAAATTCGACAGAATATTGATGAGTCAGATTCAGTTGAAGCTGCAGTTTATGACTTGGAAGAGCTCATCGTTAGAATTGAGTGGATAAAAAAGATGCTAAGCCCAGATGTTGGAGAAGGCTCAACGTGGAAATACCAAGATTACCGCCCATCTTCCAAGGGAATGTGA